Proteins from a genomic interval of Pseudomonas sp. RC10:
- a CDS encoding DUF2868 domain-containing protein, translating to MTALTPLDELWLTEAVRLREQHAGPLDDDEANRRARVTGGDLLTRIKHRARWLAERDGMLAALRHWKQGARLSLIVLAIFAVISGAGLAFAALGNGQAPVNVFWALGSLLGVNLILLISWLLGLLFAGESAASLGRLWWWLSEKLARDAQAAQLAPALILLLQRKRLNRWLLGACVNGLWLLALLSALTLLLLLMATRRYGFVWETTILGSDTFVNLTQSLGTLPSMLGFSVPTEDMIRASGDSALVIENARQAWAAWLVGVLVVYGIAPRLLLALFCYGRWRAGRKQLALDLSEPGFVELRERLMPSSERLGINDAAPASLHSVQPGPSVTDSEGALLVAIELDDQRVWPPTLPENVADAGVLDSRESRRNLLDQLTRYPPARLVIACDPRRSPDRGSLALIAEMARCATATRVWLLPPPDGEALDADRLDDWHVALGQLELTWTDRAPLNWLETGHD from the coding sequence GTGACTGCACTGACCCCACTCGATGAACTCTGGCTGACCGAAGCGGTGCGCCTGCGCGAGCAGCACGCAGGCCCGCTCGATGACGACGAAGCCAATCGCCGCGCCCGCGTGACAGGGGGCGACTTGTTGACCCGCATCAAACACAGAGCCCGCTGGCTGGCCGAGCGCGACGGCATGCTTGCAGCGCTGCGGCACTGGAAACAGGGCGCGCGACTATCGCTGATCGTGTTGGCCATTTTCGCGGTGATCAGCGGGGCCGGCCTGGCGTTCGCAGCGCTGGGCAACGGCCAAGCCCCAGTCAACGTGTTCTGGGCCCTGGGCAGTTTGTTGGGCGTGAACCTGATTCTGTTGATCAGCTGGCTGCTGGGCCTGTTGTTCGCTGGGGAAAGCGCGGCCAGCCTCGGAAGGCTTTGGTGGTGGCTCAGCGAAAAACTCGCCCGCGATGCTCAAGCGGCGCAACTGGCTCCCGCCCTGATCCTGCTGTTGCAACGCAAACGACTGAATCGCTGGCTGCTGGGCGCCTGTGTCAACGGGCTCTGGCTGCTGGCCCTGCTCAGTGCTCTCACTTTACTGCTGTTGCTGATGGCGACCCGGCGCTACGGGTTTGTCTGGGAAACCACGATTCTCGGCAGCGATACGTTCGTCAATCTCACTCAAAGTCTCGGTACGCTGCCGTCGATGCTGGGTTTCAGCGTGCCGACCGAGGACATGATCCGCGCCAGCGGCGACAGTGCGCTGGTGATCGAGAACGCCCGACAGGCCTGGGCAGCTTGGCTGGTGGGCGTTCTCGTCGTGTACGGCATTGCCCCTCGTCTACTGCTGGCCCTGTTCTGCTATGGCCGCTGGCGTGCAGGCCGCAAGCAATTGGCGCTGGACCTGAGCGAGCCTGGCTTCGTCGAGCTACGCGAACGCTTGATGCCGAGCAGCGAGCGGCTGGGGATCAACGACGCCGCGCCCGCCTCGTTGCACTCGGTGCAACCCGGCCCTTCGGTCACTGACAGCGAAGGCGCGTTGCTGGTCGCCATCGAGCTGGATGATCAACGCGTCTGGCCGCCGACGCTGCCCGAAAACGTGGCCGACGCAGGCGTCCTCGACAGCCGCGAATCCCGCCGCAATCTGCTTGACCAACTGACCCGCTACCCGCCCGCACGCCTCGTGATTGCCTGCGATCCCCGCCGCTCGCCTGATCGCGGCAGTCTTGCGCTCATCGCCGAGATGGCACGCTGCGCGACCGCCACGCGGGTCTGGCTGCTGCCCCCGCCCGACGGGGAAGCGCTGGACGCCGACCGGTTGGACGACTGGCACGTCGCACTGGGACAGCTGGAGCTGACGTGGACCGACCGCGCGCCATTGAATTGGCTGGAGACCGGACATGACTGA
- the thiI gene encoding tRNA uracil 4-sulfurtransferase ThiI → MKLIVKVFPEITIKSRPVRKRFIKQLAKNIRTVLRDLDPALVVDGVWDNLEVETKVEDAKVLHEMTERLSCMPGIAHFLQVDQYPLGDMDDIYEKCKLHFGDALPGKIFSVRCKRAGHHDFSSMDVEKYVGSKLRRECNAAGISLKAPEVEVRIEIRDQRLFVIHSQHDSIGGYPLGSLEQTLVLMSGGFDSTVAAYQIMRRGLMSHFCFFNLGGRAHELGVMEVAHFLWKKYGSSQRVLFVSVPFEEVLGEILGKVDNSHMGVVLKRMMLRAATNIADRLEIDALVTGEAISQVSSQTLPNLSVIDCVTEKLVLRPLIASHKQDIIDQADQIGTGDFARHMPEYCGVISVNPKTAAKRHRVEHEEKEFDMAVLERALENARLVPIDRVIEELGQDVQVEEVSQALAGQVVIDIRHPDEAEDRPLDLSGVEVQTLPFFALNSRFKELDDTRQYLLYCDKGVMSRLHAHHLLSEGHANVRVYRPS, encoded by the coding sequence ATGAAACTAATCGTTAAAGTTTTCCCGGAAATCACCATCAAAAGCCGGCCTGTGCGTAAGCGCTTCATCAAGCAGCTGGCCAAGAACATCCGTACCGTGCTCCGTGATCTGGACCCGGCGCTGGTGGTGGATGGCGTGTGGGACAACCTTGAGGTCGAAACCAAGGTCGAAGATGCGAAAGTCTTGCATGAAATGACCGAGCGCCTGAGCTGCATGCCGGGCATCGCACATTTCCTGCAGGTCGATCAGTACCCGCTGGGCGACATGGATGACATCTACGAGAAGTGCAAGCTGCACTTCGGTGATGCCTTGCCCGGCAAGATTTTTTCGGTGCGCTGCAAGCGCGCCGGTCATCACGACTTCAGCTCGATGGACGTCGAGAAGTACGTCGGCAGCAAACTGCGTCGTGAATGCAATGCGGCCGGTATCTCCCTCAAAGCACCCGAGGTCGAGGTCCGGATCGAGATTCGTGATCAGCGCCTGTTCGTGATCCACAGTCAGCACGACAGCATCGGCGGGTATCCATTGGGCTCACTTGAGCAAACGCTGGTGTTGATGTCCGGTGGCTTCGACTCCACCGTGGCCGCCTATCAGATCATGCGTCGCGGCTTGATGAGCCATTTCTGCTTCTTCAATCTCGGCGGCAGGGCGCACGAGCTGGGCGTGATGGAAGTCGCGCACTTCCTCTGGAAGAAGTACGGCAGCTCGCAGCGGGTGCTGTTCGTCAGCGTACCGTTCGAGGAAGTTCTGGGAGAAATTCTCGGAAAAGTCGATAACAGTCATATGGGCGTAGTATTGAAGCGTATGATGTTGCGCGCTGCGACCAACATTGCCGACAGGCTGGAAATCGACGCGCTGGTGACCGGCGAAGCGATTTCCCAGGTGTCCAGCCAGACGCTGCCCAACCTGTCGGTCATCGATTGCGTGACGGAAAAGCTGGTCTTGCGCCCGCTGATCGCCAGTCACAAGCAGGACATCATCGACCAGGCCGATCAGATCGGCACCGGCGATTTTGCCCGGCACATGCCTGAATACTGCGGTGTGATCTCGGTCAATCCAAAGACTGCGGCCAAGCGCCACCGCGTCGAGCATGAAGAAAAAGAGTTCGACATGGCCGTGCTTGAGCGTGCGCTCGAAAACGCCCGTCTGGTGCCCATCGATCGCGTGATCGAGGAATTGGGCCAGGACGTCCAGGTCGAAGAAGTCAGTCAGGCGCTGGCCGGGCAAGTGGTCATCGACATCCGGCATCCGGATGAAGCCGAGGATCGCCCGCTGGACCTGTCAGGCGTCGAAGTACAAACGTTGCCGTTCTTTGCATTGAACAGCCGTTTCAAGGAACTGGATGACACGCGCCAGTACCTGCTTTATTGCGACAAAGGCGTCATGAGTCGCCTGCATGCTCATCATCTGCTCAGTGAGGGGCATGCCAATGTGCGCGTTTATCGACCGAGCTAA
- a CDS encoding dihydrofolate reductase → MKKHLPLSLIAALGENRVIGVDNSMPWHLPGDFKYFKATTLGKPIIMGRKTWDSLGRPLPGRLNIVVTRQADLQLEGAEVFTSLGAAVERAEAWATEQGVSEVMLIGGAQLYAQGLAQADRLYLTRVALSPEGDAWFPEFDQAQWQLVSNIENPAVDDKPAYSFEVWERR, encoded by the coding sequence ATGAAAAAACATCTCCCCCTCAGCCTGATTGCCGCCCTCGGTGAAAACCGGGTCATCGGCGTCGACAATTCCATGCCCTGGCATTTGCCGGGGGATTTCAAATATTTCAAGGCCACCACGCTGGGCAAGCCGATCATCATGGGGCGCAAGACCTGGGATTCGCTGGGCCGTCCGTTGCCGGGCCGGTTGAACATCGTGGTGACCCGCCAGGCGGACCTTCAATTGGAAGGCGCCGAAGTATTTACCTCACTGGGCGCCGCCGTTGAGCGTGCCGAAGCGTGGGCGACGGAGCAGGGTGTGAGCGAAGTCATGTTGATTGGCGGCGCGCAGCTGTATGCGCAAGGGCTGGCGCAGGCAGATCGGCTGTACCTGACACGCGTGGCATTGAGCCCTGAAGGGGATGCGTGGTTCCCCGAGTTCGATCAGGCGCAGTGGCAGCTGGTTTCTAACATTGAGAACCCGGCGGTGGATGACAAGCCTGCGTACAGCTTTGAGGTGTGGGAGCGAAGGTAG
- a CDS encoding haloacid dehalogenase-like hydrolase: protein MKLAPKLLAVAVCLGLAGQAFSTELKHWPEPAAKQLDAMIAANANKGNFAVFDMDNTSYRYDLEESLLPYLENKGLLTREKLDPSLKLIPFKDTAEHKESLFSYYYRLCEIDDMVCYPWVAQVFSGFTLKELKGYVDELMASGKPVPSTYYEGDVVKTIDVQPPKVFTGQTELYNKLMENGIEVYVMTAASEELVRMVAADPKYGYNVKPQNVIGVTTLLKNRETGELTTARKQITAGKYDEKANLNLELTPYLWTPATWMAGKQAAILTYIDQWKKPVLVGGDTPSSDGYMLFHSVDVAKGGVHLWVNRKDKYMTQLNGMMKSNAEAQAKEGLPVTADKNWVIVKPDEIQ, encoded by the coding sequence ATGAAGCTCGCACCAAAATTGTTGGCCGTTGCGGTCTGTCTGGGCCTTGCCGGTCAGGCGTTTTCGACGGAATTGAAGCACTGGCCGGAGCCTGCGGCCAAACAGCTGGATGCCATGATCGCGGCGAATGCCAACAAGGGTAATTTCGCGGTGTTCGACATGGACAACACCAGCTACCGCTACGACCTGGAAGAGTCGCTGCTGCCGTATCTGGAAAACAAAGGTCTGTTGACCCGCGAAAAGCTCGACCCTTCCCTCAAGCTGATCCCGTTCAAGGACACCGCTGAACACAAGGAAAGCCTGTTCAGCTACTACTATCGCCTCTGCGAAATCGACGACATGGTCTGCTACCCGTGGGTCGCGCAGGTGTTCTCCGGCTTCACGCTCAAAGAGCTCAAGGGCTACGTCGATGAGCTGATGGCCTCGGGCAAGCCGGTACCGAGCACCTATTACGAAGGCGATGTGGTCAAGACCATCGACGTGCAGCCGCCGAAGGTCTTCACGGGCCAGACCGAGCTGTACAACAAGCTGATGGAGAACGGCATCGAGGTCTACGTGATGACCGCTGCGTCCGAGGAACTGGTGCGCATGGTCGCGGCAGATCCGAAGTACGGCTACAACGTCAAACCGCAGAACGTCATCGGCGTGACCACGCTGCTGAAAAACCGCGAGACCGGCGAGCTGACCACCGCACGCAAGCAGATCACGGCAGGCAAGTACGACGAAAAGGCCAACCTCAACCTTGAGCTGACGCCTTATCTGTGGACTCCCGCGACCTGGATGGCGGGCAAGCAGGCGGCGATCCTGACCTACATCGATCAGTGGAAAAAACCGGTGCTGGTGGGCGGCGACACCCCAAGCAGCGACGGCTACATGCTGTTTCACAGCGTCGATGTGGCCAAGGGCGGCGTGCACTTGTGGGTCAACCGTAAGGACAAATACATGACCCAGCTCAACGGCATGATGAAGTCCAACGCCGAGGCACAGGCCAAGGAAGGGTTGCCCGTGACGGCGGACAAGAACTGGGTGATCGTCAAGCCGGATGAGATTCAGTAA
- the typA gene encoding translational GTPase TypA: MIENLRNIAIIAHVDHGKTTLVDKLLRQSGTLERNELNDERVMDSNDQEKERGITILAKNTAINWNGYHINIVDTPGHADFGGEVERVMSMVDSVLLLVDAQDGPMPQTRFVTKKAFEAGLRPIVVINKIDRPGARPDWVLDQIFDLFDNLGATEEQLDFQVVYASAINGIAGLDHTDMAEDMTPLYQAVVDHVPAPKVDRDGAFQMQISALDYNSFLGVIGVGRIARGRVKPNTPVVAISADGKRRNGRILKLMGHHGLHRVDVEEAAAGDIVCISGFEELFISDTLCDPTAVEAMKPLTVDEPTVSMTFQVNDSPFCGKEGKFVTSRNIKDRLDKELLYNVALRVEEGDSADKFKVSGRGELHLSVLIETMRREGFELALGRPEVIIREIDGVKQEPFENVTIDIPEESQGKVMEEMGLRKGDLSNMVPDGKGRVRLEYNIPARGLIGFRNQFLTLTNGAGILTSIFDRYAPVKSGHMSGRQNGVLVSVETGKALTYSLETLQARGKLFVEHGQEIYNGQIVGQNSRDNDLGVNPTKGKKLDNMRASGKDETIALVPPVRFTLEQALEYIQEDELCEVTPKSIRLRKKILDESERTRAAKKAKV; this comes from the coding sequence GTGATCGAAAATCTACGCAACATCGCCATCATTGCTCACGTTGACCACGGTAAAACTACCCTCGTTGACAAGCTTCTGCGCCAGTCCGGCACCCTTGAGCGCAACGAGCTCAACGACGAACGCGTGATGGACTCCAACGACCAGGAGAAAGAGCGCGGTATTACCATTCTCGCGAAGAACACCGCGATCAACTGGAATGGCTACCACATCAACATCGTGGACACCCCGGGCCACGCCGACTTCGGCGGTGAAGTAGAGCGCGTGATGTCGATGGTTGACTCCGTTCTGCTGCTGGTCGACGCTCAAGACGGCCCTATGCCGCAAACCCGTTTCGTGACCAAGAAGGCGTTCGAAGCCGGCCTGCGTCCAATCGTGGTCATCAACAAGATCGACCGTCCGGGCGCGCGTCCGGATTGGGTTCTCGACCAGATTTTCGACCTGTTCGACAACCTGGGTGCGACCGAAGAACAACTGGACTTCCAGGTTGTTTACGCTTCGGCCATCAACGGCATCGCCGGTCTGGACCACACCGACATGGCCGAAGACATGACCCCGCTGTACCAGGCGGTCGTCGATCACGTGCCTGCTCCGAAAGTTGACCGTGATGGCGCTTTCCAGATGCAAATCTCGGCACTGGACTACAACAGCTTCCTGGGCGTCATCGGTGTTGGCCGTATCGCGCGTGGTCGCGTCAAGCCGAACACCCCGGTTGTGGCGATCAGCGCTGACGGCAAGCGTCGCAACGGCCGTATCCTGAAACTGATGGGTCACCACGGTCTACACCGCGTCGACGTCGAAGAAGCAGCAGCTGGCGACATCGTCTGCATCAGCGGCTTCGAAGAGCTGTTCATCTCCGACACCCTGTGCGACCCGACTGCCGTTGAAGCGATGAAGCCGTTGACCGTCGACGAGCCAACCGTTTCCATGACCTTCCAGGTAAACGACTCGCCATTCTGCGGTAAAGAAGGCAAGTTCGTGACGTCCCGTAACATCAAGGACCGTCTGGACAAAGAGCTGCTGTACAACGTTGCACTGCGCGTTGAAGAAGGCGACTCGGCTGACAAGTTCAAGGTTTCCGGCCGTGGTGAGCTGCACCTCTCGGTACTGATCGAAACCATGCGTCGCGAAGGCTTCGAGCTGGCCCTGGGCCGTCCTGAAGTGATCATCCGCGAAATCGACGGCGTGAAGCAGGAACCGTTCGAAAACGTCACCATCGACATCCCTGAAGAATCCCAGGGCAAGGTCATGGAAGAAATGGGTCTTCGTAAAGGCGACCTCAGCAACATGGTGCCGGATGGCAAGGGCCGTGTTCGTCTGGAATACAACATCCCTGCTCGCGGTCTGATCGGTTTCCGTAACCAGTTCCTGACCCTGACCAACGGTGCTGGCATCCTGACCTCGATCTTCGACCGTTACGCTCCAGTGAAGTCGGGCCACATGTCCGGCCGTCAGAACGGCGTTCTGGTTTCGGTTGAAACCGGCAAGGCGCTGACCTACTCCCTGGAAACCCTGCAGGCTCGTGGCAAGCTGTTCGTTGAACACGGCCAAGAGATCTACAACGGTCAGATTGTCGGCCAGAACAGCCGCGACAACGACCTGGGCGTCAACCCTACCAAGGGCAAGAAGCTCGACAACATGCGTGCTTCGGGTAAAGACGAAACCATCGCTCTGGTCCCACCTGTTCGCTTCACCCTGGAACAGGCTCTGGAATACATCCAGGAAGACGAGCTGTGCGAAGTCACGCCGAAGTCCATCCGTCTTCGCAAGAAGATCCTGGACGAAAGCGAGCGTACCCGCGCTGCCAAGAAAGCCAAGGTGTAA
- a CDS encoding DUF3482 domain-containing protein gives MTEGSKARPLKLAVVGHTNVGKTSLLRTLTRDVGFGEVSHRPSTTRHVEGARLSVDGEALLELYDTPGLEDAIALLDFLERLDRPGERLDGPARLARFLEGSEARQRFEQEAKVLRQLLASDAGLYVIDAREPVLAKYRDELAVLASCGKPLLPVLNFVSSSQHREPDWREALARLGLHALVRFDSVAPPEDGERRLYESLALLLENSRPQLERLITDQQAQRELRRHSAARQIAELLIDCAACRRSVSTEADRMQAAIDDLRQSVRQREQRCVEALLKLYAFRREDALASDLPLLDGRWGDDLFNPETLKLLGVRVGSGIAAGAAAGAGVDLLVGGITLGAAALVGAIAGGALQTARSYGGRLLGKLKGQRELTVDDAVLRLLALRQRQLLLALEARGHAAMDSIRLDAPQDKSWREGKLPDALRKARAHPQWSSLNPHAKLNQAERQEQVEALAQVVLS, from the coding sequence ATGACTGAAGGATCAAAAGCGCGCCCGCTGAAACTGGCCGTCGTCGGGCACACCAACGTCGGCAAGACTTCACTGCTGCGGACCCTGACCCGTGACGTCGGCTTTGGCGAGGTGTCCCATCGCCCCAGCACGACGCGGCACGTGGAAGGGGCGCGCTTGTCGGTGGACGGCGAAGCGTTGCTGGAACTGTACGACACACCTGGCCTGGAAGACGCCATCGCCCTGCTCGACTTTCTGGAGCGCCTGGATCGCCCCGGCGAACGCCTCGACGGCCCTGCGCGATTGGCCCGATTTCTCGAAGGGAGCGAAGCCCGACAGCGCTTCGAACAGGAAGCCAAGGTGTTGCGCCAGTTGCTGGCGTCGGACGCGGGGCTTTACGTGATCGACGCTCGCGAACCGGTCCTCGCTAAGTACCGTGATGAACTGGCAGTCTTGGCCAGTTGCGGCAAACCGCTGTTGCCGGTGCTGAATTTCGTCAGCAGTTCGCAGCATCGTGAGCCGGATTGGCGCGAAGCCCTAGCCCGGCTGGGCCTTCATGCTTTGGTGCGTTTCGACAGCGTGGCGCCCCCGGAAGACGGCGAGCGGCGGCTGTATGAAAGCCTGGCTCTGCTGCTGGAAAATTCGCGCCCACAATTGGAGCGGCTGATCACGGATCAACAGGCTCAACGCGAGCTTCGTCGCCACAGCGCCGCGCGTCAGATCGCCGAGTTATTGATCGACTGCGCGGCCTGTCGGCGTAGCGTCTCGACAGAGGCCGATCGCATGCAGGCCGCCATTGATGACCTTCGCCAGTCAGTCCGCCAGCGCGAGCAACGTTGTGTCGAGGCGCTGCTGAAGCTTTATGCGTTTCGTCGCGAAGATGCCTTGGCCAGCGACCTACCGTTGCTGGATGGACGTTGGGGCGATGACCTGTTCAACCCGGAAACCCTGAAGCTGTTGGGCGTGCGGGTTGGCAGTGGCATCGCGGCCGGTGCAGCGGCGGGCGCAGGCGTAGACCTACTGGTCGGGGGCATCACGCTGGGTGCGGCGGCGTTGGTCGGGGCGATTGCCGGAGGCGCCCTGCAGACGGCGCGCAGTTATGGCGGGCGCTTGCTCGGCAAACTGAAGGGCCAACGTGAATTGACGGTAGATGACGCGGTGCTGCGACTGCTGGCCCTGCGTCAACGGCAACTGCTGCTGGCGCTGGAGGCGCGGGGCCACGCAGCGATGGACAGCATCAGACTGGATGCGCCGCAGGACAAATCCTGGCGCGAAGGCAAACTGCCGGACGCGCTGCGCAAAGCACGGGCGCACCCGCAATGGTCGTCGCTGAATCCGCATGCGAAGCTCAATCAGGCGGAGCGGCAGGAGCAGGTTGAGGCGTTGGCGCAAGTGGTACTGTCGTAA
- a CDS encoding phosphonate degradation HD-domain oxygenase translates to MQQAQHVVNEVFDLYLQRGSDDYIGEPVSQIEHMSQSAQLALSEGYDDEVVLAAFFHDIGHICDHELDVSSMGGYGVASHERVGADYLRKCGFSERVAKLVEYHVQAKRYLTLRQPGYYAQLSEASRRTLEYQGGVMSEAEATAFEQDPLCNVSLRMRQWDERAKEMNVPVIDLKILREKALALLIDA, encoded by the coding sequence ATGCAACAGGCACAGCACGTGGTCAATGAGGTCTTTGATCTGTACCTGCAACGTGGCAGCGACGATTACATCGGCGAGCCGGTGTCGCAGATCGAGCACATGTCCCAGTCCGCGCAATTGGCGCTAAGCGAAGGGTACGACGACGAAGTGGTGCTGGCGGCGTTCTTTCACGACATTGGCCACATCTGCGATCACGAGCTGGACGTGTCGAGCATGGGCGGCTATGGCGTGGCGAGCCATGAGCGTGTTGGCGCCGATTACCTGCGCAAATGCGGGTTCAGCGAGCGCGTCGCCAAATTGGTCGAGTACCACGTTCAGGCGAAGCGCTACCTGACTCTGCGTCAGCCCGGCTACTACGCGCAACTCAGCGAAGCGAGCCGCCGCACCTTGGAATATCAGGGTGGCGTGATGAGCGAGGCCGAGGCGACCGCCTTCGAACAAGACCCATTGTGTAATGTGAGCCTGCGGATGCGGCAGTGGGACGAGAGGGCGAAAGAGATGAATGTGCCGGTGATCGATCTGAAAATTTTGAGGGAAAAGGCGCTGGCGCTGCTGATTGATGCTTGA
- a CDS encoding YkgJ family cysteine cluster protein, whose amino-acid sequence MKPTLIAAAEIDRLETWQKYSSHMCGGCVSSCCTLPVEAKIKDLIRIGIVDEFEQGDNPKNIAKRLQKEGIVERFNQKSGIFTLQRMSNNDCLYLDRKSRLCTIYDKRPDTCRNHPRIGPRPGYCAYKPKEVVRESSGTLSSNSGRVPLKF is encoded by the coding sequence ATGAAGCCCACTTTGATCGCCGCCGCCGAAATCGACCGTCTCGAAACCTGGCAGAAGTATTCCAGCCACATGTGCGGGGGCTGCGTGTCCAGCTGCTGCACCCTGCCTGTGGAAGCGAAGATCAAGGACCTGATCCGCATCGGCATCGTGGACGAGTTCGAACAGGGCGATAACCCGAAGAACATCGCCAAGCGTTTGCAGAAGGAAGGCATTGTCGAGCGCTTCAATCAGAAGTCGGGAATCTTCACGTTGCAGCGCATGAGCAACAACGACTGCCTGTACCTGGATCGCAAGAGCCGCCTGTGCACAATCTACGACAAGCGTCCCGACACCTGCCGCAATCACCCGAGAATCGGCCCGCGTCCAGGCTATTGCGCGTACAAGCCGAAAGAAGTCGTGCGCGAAAGCAGCGGCACGCTGAGCTCGAACTCCGGCCGGGTGCCGTTGAAGTTCTGA